Genomic DNA from Sphingobium sp. WTD-1:
CCTGGGCCTCACCGCAAGCGTGTGCGCATTGGGCATCCCGCTTTCGCTGATGCGTTCGGGGCCGTTCGACATGCTCGGCAATCTGCTGGGGTTCCTGGTCCTGGCCAATCTGGCGGCGGTCGCATCCTGTATCGGCCAGGCATGGCGACGGGGAAGCAGCGCGGCGCGGAGCCTGGGTGGGGCCTGGGCACTGCCAATGATCGTCCTTGCGTCGACCAGCTTCTTCGATGCGGACGCCATGTTCTGGGGCGGTGGATCGCAAATTCTGGTCCTGTTCGCAGCGGCCTGGCAAACATTGTGGCTCTCCGCTGCCGCTTCGCGTGCTCATGCTCGGTTGCGGATGGAACGAGACGTCGCCCGTCTCGCAGAGGCCAAGGCCCATGAGCTTGCCCGCCGTGACGTTCTGACAGGGTTGCCAAACCGACGGGGTTTCATGGAAAGAACCGGCAGGATGCTCGAAGGCTTGCCTGTATCAGGCGGACTGGTTGCCCTGCTCCTGATCGACGTCGATTGGTTCAAGTCGATCAACGATGTCTATGGTCATGAGGCTGGCGATCACGTTCTGGCAGCAATTGGCCGCTGCATCGCACAGCATGAGAATTCCTCCTGTGCCGTATGTCGTCTGGGCGGGGAGGAATTTGCGATGATGGTCACAGGAACTGAAGTTGGGAACATCGAGCAATTTGCACAAACCCTGCGCGGAACCTTGGCCGATCTGAGCCATGGCGACATCATCGGCAATCGCATGGTGACGGTGAGCATAGGCGTGACGGCCTCGGCATCCCGCGCTGACTTTGGCACCCTCTACCGGCTGGCAGATGAGGCGCTTTACGACGCAAAGCGTGGGGGACGCGATCAGATCGCAATCCGCCTGGGTGAGTGGGCGGGCGCCCGCCGAAATGACAGACCGCTTTTCGCCTGACAGGCTTGCAGCGGGTTGAGGTGCCCCGGCCCGGCAACGCTTCGCCTTTGGCGCGCGCCGGGCTGGCAACCATATCTTAGAACAGAGGCTTGTCCGGCTCGAAGTTCCACAGTCGAGGCCGGTTCGAAGCATCGCGCTGCTCACGTGCGCCGCCACCGGCACGGCGCCGCATCTCTGCAAAAATTATCTGGTCGTCACTGGTATGGCGCTCGCTTTGAATGAGAAGAAAGGCTTCCATCAGGTCCCCCTCATCCCATTGCCGAACCGAACCTATTTCATTCGACATGCGTTCCAAGCTCCATGCGCAACTGCACTATCATTGGCGGAGAAGACCTTCTTTGAGGCTATGTCCCCCATCGAAGCTTGGGTCTCATCGC
This window encodes:
- a CDS encoding GGDEF domain-containing protein; translation: MLSIALLILGGAQPARAELLRIGDPLCHAVSRSIAPDDTRPSHFVCNGDPDGYQKGTLWLHAALPQGSRDHEDLSLIIHSSRFDRLVVRFIYRDGAVEQQHVRSGNFGTYWRAGGQLAFRAPYRDVPVVAFTLRFDRVASAHLLRMRLVERGEEATQTTGLATLTGAALVLLIVGAIYNASLALAVRQQHAGWQAAWACCMVIWGACWSQLHLFFFPSMAGAVSAQICTALSCLAITLATLSAVTALEKQHLDAGLRRTALGLTASVCALGIPLSLMRSGPFDMLGNLLGFLVLANLAAVASCIGQAWRRGSSAARSLGGAWALPMIVLASTSFFDADAMFWGGGSQILVLFAAAWQTLWLSAAASRAHARLRMERDVARLAEAKAHELARRDVLTGLPNRRGFMERTGRMLEGLPVSGGLVALLLIDVDWFKSINDVYGHEAGDHVLAAIGRCIAQHENSSCAVCRLGGEEFAMMVTGTEVGNIEQFAQTLRGTLADLSHGDIIGNRMVTVSIGVTASASRADFGTLYRLADEALYDAKRGGRDQIAIRLGEWAGARRNDRPLFA